Proteins encoded by one window of Ramlibacter tataouinensis:
- a CDS encoding dimethyl sulfoxide reductase anchor subunit family protein: MKPAASIVIFTTVSGTAQGVAVALAAATLAESAPAALRPMLWAVAALLLAALAASFFHLGHPLRAWRAVLMWRTSWMSREVIALPAFLLIVAAWAWQAPDWPAAHPGHQVFAWLVIVGSLVLWYCTAMIYASIRFIQEWAHPLTIVNYVTLGLASGLVACGALAVAAGERDFAQALAPWALASTAIAWFTRWLSLRRNASLKPRSTVQSATGIPSARIVQKSMGMTGGSFNTREFFHGASTAALRSVRIVFQVFAFAIPLLLLAWAQHAESGSLWLFAVLSQTAGLLAERWLFFAQARHPQNIYYQVVS; this comes from the coding sequence GTGAAGCCGGCCGCCTCCATCGTGATCTTCACCACCGTGTCGGGCACCGCCCAGGGGGTTGCGGTGGCGCTTGCCGCCGCGACGCTCGCCGAGAGCGCACCCGCCGCGCTGCGCCCGATGCTGTGGGCGGTAGCGGCGCTGCTGCTGGCCGCGCTCGCGGCGTCGTTCTTCCACCTGGGCCACCCGCTTCGGGCCTGGCGGGCGGTGCTGATGTGGCGAACCTCCTGGATGTCCCGCGAGGTCATCGCCCTGCCGGCCTTCCTGCTGATCGTCGCAGCCTGGGCCTGGCAGGCACCCGACTGGCCAGCGGCCCACCCGGGCCATCAGGTCTTCGCGTGGCTCGTCATCGTGGGCTCGCTGGTGCTGTGGTACTGCACGGCGATGATCTACGCCTCCATCCGCTTCATCCAGGAGTGGGCGCACCCGCTGACCATCGTCAACTATGTGACGCTGGGCCTGGCCTCCGGGCTGGTGGCATGCGGCGCCCTGGCGGTGGCCGCCGGAGAACGGGATTTCGCCCAGGCCCTGGCACCCTGGGCGCTTGCCTCGACGGCGATCGCGTGGTTCACGCGATGGCTCTCGCTGCGGCGCAATGCCAGTCTCAAGCCCCGCTCGACCGTGCAATCCGCGACGGGCATCCCGTCGGCCCGCATCGTCCAGAAGAGCATGGGCATGACTGGGGGGTCATTCAACACGCGGGAGTTCTTCCACGGCGCATCGACCGCGGCCTTGCGGTCGGTCCGGATCGTCTTCCAGGTGTTCGCGTTCGCGATCCCGTTGCTGCTACTCGCGTGGGCGCAGCACGCCGAATCCGGCTCGTTGTGGCTGTTCGCTGTTCTGTCGCAAACCGCGGGCTTGCTGGCGGAAAGGTGGTTGTTCTTCGCCCAGGCGCGGCACCCGCAGAACATCTACTACCAGGTCGTCTCGTGA
- a CDS encoding 4Fe-4S dicluster domain-containing protein, whose amino-acid sequence MSTVQSAPETLAKQLALVIDLNVCVGCHACVTSCKEWNTSGAAGPLADLNAYDEKPTGTFFNRVQTYEADSYPDTQTIHFPKSCLHCEEPPCVPVCPTGASYKRASDGIVLVDYDKCIGCKYCSWACPYGAREFDEERKVMTKCTLCVDRIYDELLPPQDRKPACVKACPTGARLFGDVKDPDSEVSRTIRERGGYALMPEWGTQPANHYLPRVVAAPPAAEDSP is encoded by the coding sequence ATGAGCACCGTCCAATCCGCACCCGAAACCCTGGCCAAGCAGCTTGCGCTGGTCATCGACCTGAATGTCTGCGTGGGCTGCCATGCGTGCGTGACCTCCTGCAAGGAATGGAACACCTCCGGCGCCGCCGGCCCGCTCGCGGACCTCAACGCATACGACGAGAAGCCCACGGGGACGTTCTTCAATCGCGTGCAGACGTACGAGGCGGATTCGTACCCGGACACGCAGACGATCCACTTCCCCAAGAGCTGCCTGCATTGCGAGGAGCCCCCGTGCGTTCCCGTCTGCCCCACGGGCGCGAGCTACAAGCGGGCCAGCGACGGCATCGTCCTGGTCGACTACGACAAGTGCATCGGCTGCAAGTACTGCAGCTGGGCCTGTCCCTACGGCGCGCGCGAGTTCGACGAGGAGCGCAAGGTGATGACCAAGTGCACGCTCTGCGTCGACCGCATCTACGACGAGCTCCTGCCGCCGCAGGATCGCAAGCCCGCCTGCGTCAAGGCGTGCCCCACCGGCGCACGCCTCTTCGGCGACGTGAAGGACCCCGACTCGGAAGTGTCCCGGACCATCCGGGAGCGCGGGGGGTATGCGTTGATGCCGGAGTGGGGCACCCAGCCTGCCAACCACTACCTGCCGCGCGTGGTCGCGGCGCCGCCGGCGGCGGAGGACTCGCCGTGA
- a CDS encoding LysR family transcriptional regulator, translated as MNIGLCSGNRRCAWRIILVAVTQKIDQRLRLTLRQLEVFAAVARGGTTRAAGDEISRSQSAASNALGELEAALGIQLFDRVGRKLLLNENGRALLPKAAGILEDAAQAQALFTAEHAAPLRLAASYTIGEYLLPELIAGWKSAHPRSHAMVQIANTHDVFDSVTQFRADVGFIEGSHTHRELTVRRWRTDHMVIIAAPGHPMGTRRLSGRQLSSASWVLREPGSGTREACDRWLIPHLPQMQVELELSTNEAVKRAVAAGIGLGCLSELAVRDAIAQGWLVQLGTSFPAIERTLSIVRHRSKKLGSAAEGFVRYCMG; from the coding sequence TTGAACATCGGCTTATGCTCCGGGAATCGCAGATGTGCTTGGCGAATAATTCTTGTTGCCGTGACGCAGAAAATCGATCAACGCCTGAGGCTCACGCTGCGTCAGCTGGAAGTGTTCGCCGCCGTGGCGCGCGGCGGGACCACGCGTGCCGCCGGCGATGAGATCTCGCGCTCGCAGTCGGCCGCCAGCAACGCGCTGGGTGAGCTCGAGGCGGCCCTGGGCATTCAGCTGTTCGACCGCGTCGGCCGCAAGCTGCTGCTCAACGAAAACGGACGCGCGCTGCTGCCGAAGGCGGCCGGCATCCTCGAGGACGCCGCCCAGGCGCAGGCGCTGTTCACCGCGGAACATGCCGCGCCCCTGCGGCTTGCCGCGAGCTACACGATCGGCGAGTACCTGCTGCCCGAGCTGATCGCCGGCTGGAAATCCGCGCATCCGCGCAGCCACGCCATGGTGCAGATCGCCAACACGCACGACGTGTTCGACTCGGTGACGCAATTCCGGGCCGACGTCGGCTTCATCGAAGGCTCGCACACCCACCGGGAGCTGACCGTGCGCAGGTGGCGCACCGACCACATGGTGATCATCGCCGCACCCGGCCACCCCATGGGCACCCGCAGGCTCAGCGGTCGCCAGCTGTCCAGCGCCAGCTGGGTGCTGCGTGAGCCCGGGTCGGGGACGCGGGAAGCGTGCGACCGATGGCTGATCCCTCATCTGCCGCAGATGCAGGTGGAGCTGGAACTGAGCACCAACGAAGCCGTCAAGCGCGCCGTCGCGGCCGGCATCGGCCTGGGCTGCCTCTCCGAGCTCGCGGTGCGTGATGCCATTGCACAAGGATGGCTGGTCCAGCTGGGCACGAGCTTTCCTGCCATCGAGCGGACGCTCTCGATCGTGCGGCACCGCTCCAAGAAGCTGGGCTCCGCCGCCGAAGGCTTCGTGCGGTACTGCATGGGGTGA
- a CDS encoding CaiB/BaiF CoA transferase family protein codes for MNGVLSGLRVLEFAAIGPVPWTGMLLADLGASVVRIERPGSASERDTLGAVRRGRMQVELDLKSTAGREAAERLVAQADVLLEGLRPGVMERLGLGPDAALKLNPKLVYGRMTGWGQEGPMAQQAGHDINYIALTGALHAIGGKNKPVPPLNLIGDFGGGGAFLLIGVLAALWQVKASGRGQVVDAAMVDGSAALMAMIYGRLLLGQWTDQRASNPLDGGVPWYDTYRTADGKFMAVGALEPQFYQELLDRLGLAGSVPDRKDSRNWPAIRQRFEEVFASRTRDEWARHFAGSDACVSPVLSLAEAPHDAHLASRGTFAGWGGGHVPASAPRFNGERPAVAAESRRVSADEALARWARSS; via the coding sequence ATGAACGGGGTCCTGTCAGGCCTGCGCGTGCTGGAGTTCGCCGCGATCGGTCCGGTCCCCTGGACCGGCATGCTGCTGGCCGACCTGGGCGCGAGCGTGGTCCGGATCGAGCGACCGGGCAGTGCATCGGAACGCGACACGCTGGGAGCGGTGCGTCGCGGGCGCATGCAGGTGGAGCTGGACCTGAAGTCGACCGCAGGGCGCGAGGCGGCCGAACGACTGGTGGCGCAAGCGGATGTGCTGCTCGAGGGCCTTCGCCCCGGCGTCATGGAGCGGCTGGGCCTGGGTCCGGACGCCGCGCTGAAGCTGAACCCGAAGCTGGTCTACGGCCGCATGACCGGCTGGGGCCAGGAAGGCCCGATGGCGCAGCAGGCCGGCCACGACATCAACTACATCGCGCTCACCGGCGCGCTGCATGCGATCGGCGGCAAAAACAAGCCGGTGCCACCGCTCAACCTGATCGGCGACTTCGGGGGCGGCGGCGCGTTCCTGCTCATCGGGGTATTGGCGGCGCTGTGGCAGGTCAAGGCCTCGGGGCGCGGCCAGGTGGTGGACGCCGCGATGGTCGATGGCAGCGCCGCGCTGATGGCGATGATCTACGGCCGGCTGCTGCTCGGGCAATGGACGGACCAGCGTGCCAGCAACCCGCTGGACGGCGGCGTCCCGTGGTACGACACGTACCGCACGGCCGACGGCAAGTTCATGGCCGTCGGCGCCCTCGAGCCGCAGTTCTACCAAGAACTGCTGGATCGCCTGGGCCTGGCGGGCAGCGTGCCGGACAGGAAGGACTCACGAAACTGGCCGGCGATCCGCCAGCGCTTCGAAGAGGTCTTCGCAAGCCGCACCCGCGACGAGTGGGCCCGCCACTTCGCCGGCAGCGATGCGTGCGTGTCGCCCGTGCTGTCGCTCGCAGAGGCACCCCACGATGCCCACCTGGCTTCCCGCGGCACGTTTGCCGGCTGGGGCGGCGGCCATGTGCCGGCTTCCGCGCCGCGTTTCAACGGCGAGCGGCCGGCAGTGGCCGCCGAGTCGCGCAGGGTCTCCGCCGACGAGGCCCTCGCCCGCTGGGCCCGGTCGTCCTGA
- a CDS encoding MmgE/PrpD family protein, with protein sequence MSHFSLHLAEFAATLRFDDIPAAAREAASRSLLDILGVAIRGRQHEVAVRGLDGARALQRGEGSAVVWGTRERLQPLAAVMANGIAAHVDDFDDTHSDAIVHGSAVIAPVVLALAAERGASGQDLLAAFVAGWEVAARVGLAARGSFHQRGFHTTSIAGIFGATAAAARLMGLDAQRTAHALGLAGSQASGINEYLSNGSSSKTLHCGWSAQGAIVAATLARAGMTGPMSVFEGRYGLLRAYGLPERADPAALDRGLGSQWEVTRISIKPYPCCHYAHAFVDCAGQLLDRGVTVEQIGSIECVVHEQQAPMVCEPVADKLEPATPYVAKFSLPFLVAARLLDGRIEHATFAADNLRRPDLLALARRVGYRIAAEGETRFPETFPGRLVATLADGRQVEERLDVNLGHPGHPLSFDQVVAKFSANATAALGAAGAARVVASVRRLPEIDAASLAAALVPN encoded by the coding sequence ATGAGCCATTTCAGCCTTCATCTCGCGGAGTTCGCCGCCACCTTGCGGTTCGACGACATCCCCGCGGCCGCTCGCGAGGCGGCCTCGCGCAGCCTGCTCGACATCCTCGGCGTCGCGATCCGCGGCCGGCAGCACGAAGTGGCCGTGCGCGGGCTCGATGGCGCTCGCGCATTGCAACGGGGCGAAGGAAGCGCGGTCGTCTGGGGTACGCGGGAGCGGCTGCAGCCGCTCGCCGCCGTGATGGCGAACGGCATCGCGGCGCACGTGGACGACTTCGACGACACGCACAGCGACGCCATCGTGCACGGCAGCGCGGTGATCGCGCCGGTCGTGCTGGCCCTCGCGGCCGAGCGCGGCGCATCCGGCCAGGACCTGCTCGCCGCCTTCGTGGCCGGCTGGGAAGTGGCGGCCCGCGTGGGGCTGGCCGCGCGCGGCAGCTTCCACCAGCGCGGCTTCCACACCACCTCGATCGCGGGCATCTTCGGTGCGACCGCCGCCGCGGCGCGGCTGATGGGCCTCGATGCGCAGCGCACCGCGCACGCACTGGGCCTGGCCGGCAGCCAGGCCTCGGGGATCAACGAGTACCTGTCCAACGGCTCGTCGTCCAAGACGCTGCACTGCGGCTGGAGTGCCCAGGGGGCCATCGTCGCGGCCACCCTGGCCCGGGCGGGCATGACCGGGCCCATGAGCGTGTTCGAGGGCCGCTACGGGCTGCTGCGCGCGTACGGCCTTCCCGAGCGCGCCGACCCGGCGGCGCTCGACCGGGGACTCGGGTCGCAGTGGGAGGTCACGCGCATCTCCATCAAACCCTATCCCTGTTGCCACTACGCGCATGCGTTCGTCGATTGCGCCGGCCAGCTGCTGGACCGCGGCGTCACCGTGGAGCAGATCGGCTCGATCGAGTGCGTGGTGCACGAGCAGCAGGCGCCGATGGTGTGCGAGCCCGTGGCCGACAAGCTCGAACCCGCGACCCCCTACGTCGCCAAGTTCAGCCTGCCGTTCCTGGTTGCCGCGCGCCTGCTGGACGGACGGATCGAGCATGCGACGTTTGCGGCCGACAACCTGCGGCGCCCCGACTTGCTCGCGCTGGCCCGGCGGGTGGGCTACCGGATCGCCGCCGAGGGCGAGACGCGCTTCCCGGAGACGTTCCCCGGCCGGCTGGTTGCCACGCTCGCGGACGGCCGGCAGGTCGAAGAACGGCTGGACGTCAACCTGGGCCACCCCGGCCATCCGCTGTCCTTCGACCAGGTGGTCGCCAAGTTCAGCGCAAACGCTACCGCCGCCCTGGGCGCAGCAGGTGCGGCTCGTGTCGTCGCCAGCGTGCGGCGGTTGCCGGAGATCGACGCTGCGTCCCTCGCGGCCGCGCTGGTGCCGAACTGA
- a CDS encoding molybdopterin oxidoreductase family protein, with protein sequence MFKFLSREPIHDPTASTTADTEVRTTTCYMCACRCGIRVHLREGEVRYIDGNPEHPLNKGVICAKGSSGIMKQYSPARLTQPLLRKQGAARGEGEFEPISWERAFEMLTERLGKIRATDPKKFALFTGRDQMQALTGLFARQFGTPNYAAHGGFCSVNMAAGMIYTVGGSFWEFGGPDLEHAKLFVMIGTAEDHHSNPMKMALGKFKRAGGRFISINPVRTGYSAIADEWIPIRPGTDGALFMALLHELIASGLIDRPFLQRFTNAPQLVVLEPGEREGLFAFDPDNGPPGDGRHPHNKLAWDMASNSVVRAYPEGVEQGRALALEGHYRLPDGTRVAPAFQLLRERVASTTPEWAAEITGIPAERIRGLARELGSTALHQAFELPIAWTDAWGRRHETTQARPVAFHAMRGLAAHSNGFQTVRALAVLMSVLGTIDAPGGFRHKAPYPRHIVPNYRAFNDPDMVKPNTPLNAAPLGFPASPEELAICEDGSPLRIDHAFSWEHPLSAHGLMHNVITNAVRGDPYEIDTLMIFMANMAWNSTMNTMEVRDKLNARGEDGNYKIPFLVVCDAFQSEMVAFADLVLPDTTYLERHDVMSMLDRPISEYDGPVDSVRVPVLEPTGQCKPFQEVLIELASRLKFPAFTGEDGSRKFKDYPDFIVNYQAQPGVGFLMGWRGKDGTQHLRGEPNPNQWDMYARNNCVFQYHMPQDQQYMRNWNQPYLDFAKDKGWRQRNDPVQLAIYSDTLQTFRLAAQGKTTGRQPPDALRARIEKYFDPLPFWYAPLENEAIDTGRYPLSAITQRPMAMYHSWDSQNAWLRQIHSHNYLHVNSATGREAGIEDGGWAWVASAWGQVRCMVRYSDAVEPGTVWTWNAIGKASGAWQLAPGADESRKGFLLNHLITEELPFGQGHISNSDPITGQAGWYDVRVSLRPATAQEPAESFPQVAAAPPAPGVLGGARKVLAYFAKEQ encoded by the coding sequence ATGTTCAAGTTTCTCTCCCGAGAGCCGATCCACGACCCGACGGCCAGCACGACCGCCGACACGGAGGTCAGGACGACCACCTGCTACATGTGCGCGTGCCGCTGCGGGATCCGGGTGCACCTGCGCGAGGGCGAGGTGCGCTACATCGACGGGAACCCCGAGCACCCCCTGAACAAGGGCGTGATCTGCGCCAAGGGAAGCTCGGGGATCATGAAGCAGTACTCGCCCGCGCGCCTGACGCAGCCTTTGCTGCGCAAGCAAGGGGCGGCGCGCGGCGAGGGCGAGTTCGAGCCGATCTCCTGGGAGCGCGCATTCGAGATGCTCACCGAGAGGCTCGGGAAGATCCGTGCCACGGACCCGAAGAAGTTCGCCCTGTTCACGGGCCGCGACCAGATGCAGGCGCTCACCGGCCTGTTCGCGCGCCAGTTCGGCACGCCCAACTACGCGGCGCACGGGGGCTTTTGCTCCGTCAACATGGCCGCGGGAATGATCTATACCGTGGGCGGCAGCTTCTGGGAGTTCGGGGGCCCGGATCTCGAGCACGCAAAGCTGTTCGTCATGATCGGGACCGCCGAGGACCATCACAGCAACCCGATGAAGATGGCGCTCGGCAAGTTCAAGCGCGCCGGAGGACGGTTCATCTCCATCAATCCGGTCCGCACCGGCTATTCGGCGATCGCCGACGAGTGGATCCCGATCAGGCCCGGCACCGACGGTGCGCTGTTCATGGCGCTGCTGCACGAGCTGATCGCCTCCGGCCTCATCGACCGCCCGTTCCTGCAGCGGTTCACGAACGCGCCCCAGCTCGTGGTGCTCGAGCCGGGCGAGCGGGAGGGCTTGTTCGCCTTCGACCCCGACAACGGGCCGCCGGGCGACGGCCGCCATCCGCACAACAAGCTCGCCTGGGACATGGCCAGCAACTCGGTGGTGCGCGCCTATCCCGAAGGCGTCGAGCAGGGGCGCGCGCTGGCCCTGGAGGGGCACTACCGGCTGCCCGACGGCACGCGGGTGGCGCCCGCCTTCCAGCTGCTGCGCGAGCGCGTTGCATCGACCACGCCCGAGTGGGCCGCCGAGATCACCGGCATCCCGGCGGAACGCATCCGCGGCCTCGCCCGCGAACTGGGGAGCACCGCGCTGCACCAGGCCTTCGAGCTGCCGATCGCCTGGACCGATGCCTGGGGCCGGCGCCACGAGACGACGCAGGCCAGGCCCGTCGCCTTCCATGCGATGCGCGGCCTGGCGGCCCACTCCAACGGCTTTCAGACGGTCCGGGCCCTGGCGGTGCTCATGAGTGTCCTGGGGACGATCGACGCTCCCGGCGGGTTCCGCCACAAGGCCCCGTATCCGCGCCACATCGTGCCGAACTACCGGGCGTTCAACGACCCGGACATGGTCAAGCCGAACACGCCCCTGAATGCCGCGCCGCTCGGGTTTCCGGCCAGTCCCGAGGAACTGGCGATCTGCGAAGACGGCTCGCCGCTGCGAATCGACCACGCCTTCTCGTGGGAGCACCCGTTGTCCGCACACGGGTTGATGCACAACGTGATCACGAACGCGGTCCGCGGGGATCCCTACGAGATCGACACGTTGATGATCTTCATGGCCAACATGGCCTGGAACTCCACCATGAACACGATGGAGGTGCGGGACAAGCTCAATGCCAGGGGAGAGGACGGCAACTACAAGATCCCGTTCCTGGTTGTCTGCGACGCGTTCCAGAGCGAGATGGTGGCGTTCGCCGACCTCGTGCTGCCCGACACCACCTACCTGGAGCGGCATGACGTGATGAGCATGCTCGACAGGCCGATCTCGGAGTACGACGGCCCGGTGGACTCGGTTCGGGTGCCGGTGCTGGAGCCGACCGGCCAGTGCAAGCCGTTCCAGGAAGTCCTGATCGAGCTGGCCTCGCGCCTGAAGTTTCCCGCGTTCACCGGCGAGGACGGTTCGCGCAAGTTCAAGGACTACCCGGACTTCATCGTCAACTACCAGGCGCAACCGGGCGTCGGGTTCCTCATGGGCTGGCGCGGCAAGGACGGCACGCAGCACCTGCGCGGCGAGCCCAACCCGAACCAGTGGGACATGTACGCACGCAACAACTGCGTCTTTCAGTACCACATGCCGCAGGACCAGCAGTACATGCGCAACTGGAACCAGCCCTACCTGGACTTCGCCAAGGACAAGGGTTGGCGGCAGAGGAACGATCCGGTGCAACTCGCGATCTACTCGGACACATTGCAGACGTTCCGTCTCGCGGCGCAGGGCAAGACGACCGGCCGGCAGCCGCCCGATGCGCTGCGGGCGCGGATCGAGAAGTACTTCGATCCGCTGCCGTTCTGGTATGCGCCGCTGGAGAACGAGGCGATCGATACCGGGCGCTATCCGCTGTCGGCCATCACCCAGCGGCCGATGGCGATGTACCACTCGTGGGACTCGCAGAACGCCTGGCTGCGGCAGATCCACAGCCACAACTACCTGCACGTCAATTCGGCGACCGGGCGGGAGGCCGGCATCGAGGACGGCGGCTGGGCGTGGGTGGCGAGCGCCTGGGGCCAGGTGCGCTGCATGGTGCGCTACAGCGACGCCGTCGAGCCCGGCACCGTGTGGACGTGGAATGCCATCGGCAAGGCGTCCGGCGCCTGGCAGCTCGCGCCCGGCGCCGACGAGTCGCGCAAGGGATTCCTGCTCAACCACCTCATCACCGAGGAGCTTCCGTTCGGGCAGGGGCACATCAGCAATTCGGACCCGATCACGGGCCAGGCGGGCTGGTACGACGTGCGCGTGAGCTTGCGCCCGGCGACGGCGCAGGAGCCGGCGGAAAGCTTCCCGCAGGTGGCCGCGGCGCCTCCCGCGCCCGGCGTGCTGGGCGGCGCGCGCAAGGTCCTTGCCTACTTCGCGAAAGAACAATGA
- a CDS encoding IclR family transcriptional regulator, with amino-acid sequence MQTMTAFTRNQVIAAAAGTLEVLEALSRGEGPMSLAELVQATRRPKGTVHRMVSTLVNTGFATYSRTTGLYALTLKAWRIGSSALRDFDLVNLARPTLDRLRSETGETVHLSVLEPSGDIVYVAKVVSPKSIGVQTRLGQLSPSWCTATGRSILAHHEEVAERVLSAQLERRTPQSVTDVRELRRILERVRQDGYVVTRAENHPEMGGVAAPIWDHSGQVVASVGVAMPVYRMTADVVRGTIPRVRAAAEAISHEMGHLTPSAARAQLPGQHR; translated from the coding sequence ATGCAGACCATGACGGCGTTCACGCGCAACCAGGTCATTGCCGCGGCGGCCGGAACGCTCGAGGTGCTCGAGGCGCTCAGCCGCGGAGAGGGCCCGATGAGCCTGGCCGAGCTGGTGCAGGCCACCCGCCGGCCGAAGGGCACGGTGCACCGGATGGTGTCCACCCTGGTGAATACCGGTTTCGCGACCTACTCGCGCACGACCGGGCTCTACGCGCTCACCCTCAAGGCCTGGCGCATCGGCTCCAGCGCCCTGCGCGACTTCGACCTGGTGAACCTCGCGCGGCCGACACTCGATCGGCTGCGCTCGGAAACGGGGGAGACGGTGCACCTTTCCGTGCTCGAACCCTCCGGGGACATCGTCTACGTGGCCAAGGTCGTCAGTCCGAAATCGATCGGGGTGCAGACCCGCCTCGGGCAGCTGAGTCCCTCGTGGTGCACCGCCACGGGCCGCTCGATTCTGGCGCATCACGAAGAAGTCGCCGAGCGCGTCCTGTCCGCCCAGCTGGAGCGGCGCACTCCCCAGTCCGTCACCGACGTGCGCGAGTTGCGGCGCATCCTCGAGCGCGTGCGCCAGGACGGCTATGTGGTGACGCGGGCCGAGAACCATCCCGAGATGGGCGGCGTGGCCGCGCCGATCTGGGACCATTCCGGCCAGGTGGTCGCCTCGGTCGGGGTGGCGATGCCCGTCTACCGGATGACCGCCGACGTGGTGCGAGGCACGATCCCGCGCGTTCGCGCAGCAGCCGAGGCGATCTCGCATGAAATGGGCCATCTCACGCCTTCAGCAGCCCGCGCGCAGCTCCCCGGCCAGCATCGATGA
- a CDS encoding LysR substrate-binding domain-containing protein: MHFDLADLRLFLHLAECKNLTRGANAAALSPAAASSRLKALENQLNARLFYRDSRGLALTHAGEMLQRHARAILRQVEHVRNDFLALSSDSVGHFRIFANTTPITETLPSVLAAFMKDRPNVTVDIQERNTREVVRGVIDSAADIGVLSVPGPFHAGDLQSRLFTTDRLVLAAPEGHPLSERDTVSFEECLNMPHVGFRESTLQSYVLEQASLLNRKLSMRVLMSSYETMCSMIAAGVGVGVMPESCARRYIRAGMPLKVVQLSDSWSLRERHIIYRDLDALPLCARAFVDALMAMQAPAEREHA; the protein is encoded by the coding sequence TTGCATTTCGATCTCGCCGACCTGCGGCTCTTCCTGCACCTGGCCGAGTGCAAGAACCTCACGCGTGGCGCCAATGCCGCCGCGCTCTCGCCCGCCGCGGCCAGCAGCCGGCTGAAGGCGCTGGAGAACCAGCTGAACGCGCGCCTGTTCTATCGCGACAGCCGCGGCCTGGCGCTGACGCACGCCGGGGAGATGCTGCAGCGGCACGCCCGCGCCATCCTGCGGCAGGTCGAACACGTGCGCAACGACTTCCTTGCGCTCTCCAGCGACAGCGTCGGGCACTTCCGGATCTTCGCCAACACCACGCCGATCACGGAGACCCTGCCTTCGGTCCTGGCCGCCTTCATGAAGGATCGCCCGAACGTCACCGTCGACATCCAGGAGCGGAACACGCGTGAGGTCGTGCGCGGCGTCATCGACAGTGCGGCGGACATCGGGGTGCTGTCCGTCCCCGGCCCCTTCCATGCCGGGGACCTCCAGAGCCGGCTGTTCACCACCGACCGGCTGGTCTTGGCCGCGCCCGAAGGACACCCCCTGAGCGAGCGGGACACCGTGAGCTTCGAGGAATGCCTCAACATGCCGCACGTGGGCTTTCGCGAGAGCACGCTGCAAAGCTACGTCCTCGAGCAGGCCAGCCTCCTGAACCGCAAGCTGAGCATGAGGGTGCTCATGAGCAGTTACGAGACCATGTGCAGCATGATCGCCGCGGGCGTGGGCGTGGGCGTGATGCCGGAGAGTTGCGCCCGCCGGTACATCCGGGCCGGGATGCCGCTGAAGGTGGTTCAGCTCTCGGACTCCTGGTCGCTGCGCGAGCGCCACATCATCTACCGCGACCTCGACGCGCTCCCGCTGTGCGCCCGGGCGTTCGTCGACGCCCTGATGGCGATGCAGGCCCCCGCGGAACGGGAGCACGCCTAG
- a CDS encoding Bug family tripartite tricarboxylate transporter substrate binding protein, translated as MGFPAGQATDIIARTFSDELGRDLGQNFIVENRPGAGSMLSAQLVMKAPADGYTLMWGGSGNLGIAPYLYKNAGYNPVADFDTLMVSGIVPMLLVVNADSEFKSFDQLLKAIRSRPLNYGSGGSGVTNHLATELLKLMAKVNIDHVPYKGDAPALQDLIGGQFNFMFASLPACIGQVRAGRLRALAVSTARRLTAIDILRDVPAVSEHVPNYECVAWTALVGPKGLAEDVKVRLAAGMKKVMQNAAVTSKFEQMGNFVDPGMTIERSREWIRSEGEKFSRIISEAKVSVT; from the coding sequence GTGGGATTCCCGGCAGGGCAGGCGACCGACATCATCGCGAGAACCTTCTCCGATGAACTCGGCCGCGACCTCGGCCAGAACTTCATCGTGGAGAACCGGCCGGGTGCGGGCAGCATGCTCTCGGCCCAGCTGGTGATGAAGGCGCCGGCCGACGGCTACACGCTGATGTGGGGCGGCAGCGGGAACCTGGGCATTGCGCCCTACCTCTACAAGAATGCCGGCTACAACCCGGTGGCCGACTTCGACACCCTCATGGTGAGCGGCATCGTTCCGATGCTGCTGGTCGTGAATGCCGATTCCGAGTTCAAGAGCTTCGACCAGCTGCTCAAGGCCATCCGTTCGCGCCCGCTCAACTACGGCTCCGGCGGAAGCGGCGTGACCAACCACCTGGCCACCGAGCTGCTCAAGCTGATGGCCAAAGTGAACATCGATCACGTCCCCTACAAGGGCGACGCGCCCGCGCTGCAGGACCTGATCGGCGGGCAGTTCAACTTCATGTTCGCCAGCCTGCCGGCATGCATCGGCCAGGTCCGTGCCGGCCGGCTGCGGGCATTGGCGGTATCGACCGCCAGGAGGCTGACGGCGATCGACATCCTGCGCGATGTCCCGGCCGTCTCCGAGCACGTGCCGAACTACGAATGCGTGGCATGGACGGCGCTCGTCGGCCCCAAGGGCCTGGCGGAAGACGTCAAGGTGCGGCTCGCGGCCGGGATGAAGAAGGTGATGCAGAACGCCGCCGTCACGTCGAAGTTCGAACAGATGGGCAACTTCGTCGATCCAGGCATGACGATCGAACGCAGCCGGGAATGGATCAGGTCGGAAGGCGAGAAGTTCAGCCGGATCATCTCCGAGGCGAAGGTCTCCGTGACCTGA